GCTTCTAGAAAAAATGATACTTAGTCTGAAGCTTCGAAACGGGCTTTGTTTTCAGTCATCCATCTCTTCATATCATCTTCTGTTTTACTTGGGTCACTCATAACTTCAGCATGAGCTTCTCCATAGTGAGGCTTTAGAGCATTCATCCACTCTTCGAACGTTTCGCCATCTGCTGTTACTTCACAAAGATCGCATTTAAGGGTTTTCATACATTTTATAACTTAGATTACTATATAAAGAATAATAACATGAGTAGAATGACCTATTTTGTACCGTTGGTCTCTTTAATTATCTTTCCATCAGACATTTCAATAACGCGATGTGCATGTTGTGCATATTCAAGCTCATGCGTCACCATGACGATAGTTTGCCCTGCTTGGTTAAGTTCTTCCAGATACTCAAGTAGCTGCTTAGACGTGACACTGTCGAGGTTGGCGGTTGGCTCATCAGCGAAGAGAATCAAGGGTGTGTGAGCGATGGCACGTGCAACAGAGACACGCTGTTGCTCACCTCCTGAAAGTTGGCTTGGACGCCATGATGTTCGATGGCTCATTTCAAGTCGGGTCAGTACTTCAACTGCACGCTTCTGCGCGTCCTCGATTGTGTAGCCCTGCATCATTAATGGAAGGAGTACATTTTCTTCTGCAGTAAGCTCAGGAAGAAGCGCGTAGTCTTGAAACACATACCCGAGGTAATTAAGCCTAAAGTTGGTACGTTCTTTTGCTGTCAACTCAGCTATGTTTGTGTTGTCGATATATATCTCACCTGCTGTAGGTGTATCAAGAAGGGAGAGCTGGTATAGAAGTGTACTTTTTCCGGCGCCGGATTTACCGACTATGGCAACAAACTCGCCTTTTTTTATTTCTATATCGACGCCACGAAGTGCATGTGTTTCAACTGCACCCTTTGTATATACTCTTTTTACGTTTGTTCCTTTAATCATATATATTATCTACCAAGAATAGCATCAAGGGTATTACGTTTTACAATAATGCGAGCAGGTATAAATCCAGCAATGATAGTCGTTACCAGTAAAACTACAGAACGAATAAATGTACCTTCTGTAGTGACACTCAGAATCCCGTCACTGAAAGGAAAGTCGATGGGGTTAGCGCTAAAATAGGGTAAAAGGATGAGGTATAAGATAAGCAGACCGAAGGTGATACCGATAAGCGCGTAGAAAATCGAGAGTAAAATGTACGAAAGCTCAATAGCGAACTCTGAGACACCAATTGCTTTAAGGATGCCGATATACTTTCGCTTGGTAATAGCAGTGATGAAGATAATGATAAATATAGTAATAGAAGCAACTACAACAGAAATTCCTCCGATTATGTTTCCAAGTGCATTAAACGTATCGCGAATCTCATCGAGAAATTCCCCTATGGCTTCCTCGGTTGTTCGTATCAGAGAATTTGTTCCAACACCATACGCGAGAATGCGGGCTTGGACTGCCTCAGCATTTGCATTAGGCGCAATGCGTACGGCGAATTCGTCTGTTGTATCATTTTGGCGTCCGAGCATGGATTTAAGTTCGCTTTGAAGCATAAAAACACGTGTATCCATTGGACCTGCTTTTGTTTTTATAATTCCTCGCACAATAAACTCTCGTGATGCATCGCCAACAGTTAAGCGAACCTTATCGCCCGGAAATATCCCCGATATTGTTTGTAAACCTGTTTCAGCAGGGAAGTAGCGATTTAAGAGCCGTGCTCCGAGCACAACGCCAGTGGTATCTCTCTCAGTAATAAAGGAACCTTCAACAAGTGCGTTCGGCAGGTCGGTCACGAGGCGTTCATCATCAATGTTAATACCTGTGACTGATACGCCGACACGATCGGGAAGAATGTTTGGTTGTGATACGGATTTTTGAAAGTTTGCCTCGAGTGTTCCTCCTTCAATAACTCTGGTTGAGTAAGCAGTCACCTGTGGTTGCGCATCCAGTATTGTACGTAGTGCATTTGCACGTTCGATATAGTCTTTCTCAGCTGATTTGGATATGAGAATATCACCAGCGTAGTATTTTTTATAACCAACCAAGGAGCCATCCATAAGACCAACCAAGATGCCGCTGACGACAACGAGATTGAGAAAGGTAAGTGTCATTATAAAAATAACAAGAATAGTCTGCCACTTAGTAGTTTGTGTTACGTAGCGTATTGCAAGAAAGAATGCAATACGAATCGCATTAAAGAATTCACTAGTTTCTTGTTTCTTCATACGGAACAATACGATCGTCTTCTTCAACACCGGTGAGGATATTTACGAGTCCGTCAATTGTTTCGAGCCCTAAGGTCACAGGAGTTCGTGTTCTCTTTCCATCTCTTAAAACATACACAAACGCTCCTTCGGCTGTCCGCTCGACGAG
This genomic stretch from Candidatus Kaiserbacteria bacterium harbors:
- a CDS encoding ABC transporter ATP-binding protein encodes the protein MIKGTNVKRVYTKGAVETHALRGVDIEIKKGEFVAIVGKSGAGKSTLLYQLSLLDTPTAGEIYIDNTNIAELTAKERTNFRLNYLGYVFQDYALLPELTAEENVLLPLMMQGYTIEDAQKRAVEVLTRLEMSHRTSWRPSQLSGGEQQRVSVARAIAHTPLILFADEPTANLDSVTSKQLLEYLEELNQAGQTIVMVTHELEYAQHAHRVIEMSDGKIIKETNGTK
- a CDS encoding ABC transporter permease: MKKQETSEFFNAIRIAFFLAIRYVTQTTKWQTILVIFIMTLTFLNLVVVSGILVGLMDGSLVGYKKYYAGDILISKSAEKDYIERANALRTILDAQPQVTAYSTRVIEGGTLEANFQKSVSQPNILPDRVGVSVTGINIDDERLVTDLPNALVEGSFITERDTTGVVLGARLLNRYFPAETGLQTISGIFPGDKVRLTVGDASREFIVRGIIKTKAGPMDTRVFMLQSELKSMLGRQNDTTDEFAVRIAPNANAEAVQARILAYGVGTNSLIRTTEEAIGEFLDEIRDTFNALGNIIGGISVVVASITIFIIIFITAITKRKYIGILKAIGVSEFAIELSYILLSIFYALIGITFGLLILYLILLPYFSANPIDFPFSDGILSVTTEGTFIRSVVLLVTTIIAGFIPARIIVKRNTLDAILGR